One part of the Bacteroidia bacterium genome encodes these proteins:
- a CDS encoding GldM family protein has product MANQKVSPRQKMINMMYFVLLAMLAMNVTNEVLDSFESIRERLKISATQAENNNQGFISIMNAEIERQMEIEKKEDNKGLIDTLAIVQGMTNELMKSLDQHVLEMEKLAKYDPEKKEFTKKDELDENYVYWMGETEEANQRRGEGEAYDLRESLDQYARALTSIYNSQVRDSMQRNPLLRQDPKESSKDPGKRWEQYTFEGPVVANLATLEALRVDVLQQEKELLEVLNNRIAGKINIIVDSIVAISSPLAQIVPAGLPFETQLSVGMVSRQVKPNFSSPSGRVNVDEGGNTATLQVMANASNIPAGKAEGMQSYTANVYVPKPDGTFDTLQVRQSFKVTKPELQVYSLAVNNLYRNCGNGLNIDVPALGVHYDPVVTASNAQVTQANDSKKKFLIIPNGRSSVVSVSSRTQGRTLKIDDRKYNVISPPKPEIDFRVNRRSYVGGASVPKSSSFHVKLVPDAEFKRLLPRDARYRITKISIKLKDGLRPPRTLRTINVSNQNALEMISLPVPAEIRQARAGDRAFFVIEGVERINFRGGTEEVKLSERVRTLAVDLR; this is encoded by the coding sequence ATGGCAAATCAAAAAGTATCACCCCGGCAGAAAATGATCAATATGATGTATTTCGTTTTGCTGGCTATGCTCGCAATGAATGTAACCAATGAGGTACTGGATTCTTTTGAGTCGATCCGAGAACGTCTCAAGATTTCAGCGACTCAGGCAGAAAACAACAACCAGGGATTTATCTCCATTATGAATGCTGAAATCGAGCGGCAGATGGAGATCGAGAAAAAAGAAGACAACAAAGGTTTGATCGATACACTGGCCATCGTCCAGGGTATGACAAATGAACTAATGAAATCCCTGGATCAACATGTCTTGGAAATGGAGAAGCTGGCGAAATATGATCCGGAGAAGAAGGAGTTTACCAAGAAAGATGAACTGGACGAAAACTATGTGTATTGGATGGGCGAAACAGAAGAAGCGAATCAAAGAAGGGGAGAGGGAGAAGCATATGACTTGCGGGAAAGTCTCGATCAGTACGCACGGGCATTGACATCCATTTACAACTCACAGGTGAGGGATTCTATGCAAAGAAATCCCTTGTTAAGACAGGATCCTAAAGAAAGCAGTAAAGACCCTGGCAAGCGTTGGGAGCAATATACCTTTGAAGGGCCTGTAGTTGCCAATCTGGCAACTTTGGAAGCTTTACGGGTAGATGTCCTCCAACAGGAGAAAGAGTTATTGGAGGTGCTTAATAATCGTATAGCAGGGAAGATAAATATCATCGTCGATAGTATCGTAGCAATTAGCTCTCCCCTTGCCCAAATCGTTCCTGCAGGTCTCCCTTTTGAGACCCAATTATCCGTAGGGATGGTATCTCGTCAGGTGAAACCCAATTTCAGCAGTCCTTCTGGTAGAGTGAATGTAGATGAGGGAGGAAATACAGCGACTTTGCAAGTGATGGCAAACGCCAGCAATATCCCTGCAGGGAAAGCAGAGGGCATGCAAAGCTATACGGCTAATGTGTATGTACCCAAACCTGATGGGACTTTTGATACTTTGCAGGTTCGTCAGTCCTTCAAAGTTACCAAGCCGGAATTACAGGTATATTCTTTGGCCGTAAACAACCTTTATCGCAACTGTGGAAATGGTTTGAATATAGATGTGCCTGCATTAGGTGTACATTATGATCCTGTAGTAACAGCAAGCAATGCCCAGGTAACGCAGGCCAATGATTCTAAAAAGAAGTTTTTGATCATCCCTAATGGCAGAAGTAGTGTGGTAAGTGTTAGCTCCAGGACTCAGGGAAGGACGCTAAAGATCGATGACAGAAAATACAATGTGATTTCCCCGCCTAAGCCCGAGATCGATTTCCGGGTAAACAGAAGGTCTTATGTAGGCGGTGCTTCTGTTCCTAAAAGCAGTAGCTTTCATGTGAAACTGGTACCTGATGCTGAGTTCAAGCGCTTACTCCCCAGAGATGCTCGTTACCGCATTACCAAAATCAGTATAAAACTTAAAGATGGGCTAAGACCCCCACGTACCCTACGCACAATCAATGTCTCCAATCAAAATGCTTTGGAAATGATCAGTTTGCCGGTTCCTGCAGAAATCAGACAGGCTAGAGCGGGTGATAGAGCATTTTTCGTAATCGAAGGAGTAGAGCGAATCAATTTTAGAGGAGGAACAGAGGAAGTGAAATTATCAGAAAGGGTGAGAACCCTGGCCGTGGACCTTCGATAA
- the uvrC gene encoding excinuclease ABC subunit UvrC, which translates to MSTAVLDKVKNLPQAPGVYRFLNKSGKILYIGKAKDLRKRVSSYFMSGRKHSYRIQHLVERIEDLAYTLTNSEIEALLLENNLIKTHQPRYNILLKDGKTYPYICIKNERFPRVFSTRNRIKDGSQYFGPYPSVTNMKTMLRLIRDFVKIRTCNYHLTDANIQAGKFKKCLEFQIGNCKAPCEGLQSEEDYMEGIDQVKHILRGNLGPVLRKLEEQMQAAAGNYEFEKAELFKKRWERLRAYKRRSRVVSSSVNDLEVITILVEQHLAVVNHFKVQNGAIVQTHSFEFKQKNQETAEEILMAGMAQMLADQEQEFFTDWVANIDLSSAAIPEGINWSIPQKGDKKHLIELSLKNCKALLTEKLYTQTFKKRRSQAEIMVDELQKELRMTEPPDHIECFDNSNFQGSSPVASCVVFKNGKPSKRDYRHFKIKTVEGPDDFASMEEIVERRYKRLLHENQPLPKLILIDGGKGQLSSAANSLRKLGLIDKIPIIGIAKRLEEIYRVGDSIPLHIDKKSPALYLLQQLRNEAHRFAITLHRNLRSKADGQRSKLTKIKGIGSKAEQEILQTFKSVKKLKAASQKELEAKLGKHRAMLVLKAIEEGVI; encoded by the coding sequence ATGAGTACGGCTGTTCTCGACAAAGTAAAAAATCTACCACAAGCACCCGGTGTTTATCGTTTCCTCAATAAATCGGGGAAAATCCTTTACATCGGAAAAGCCAAAGATCTGCGTAAGCGGGTCAGCAGCTATTTTATGTCCGGGAGAAAGCATAGCTACCGCATACAGCATTTGGTAGAAAGGATCGAAGACCTCGCCTATACCCTCACCAATAGCGAGATCGAAGCCCTCCTCTTAGAAAACAATCTGATCAAAACGCATCAGCCCCGATATAACATCCTTCTAAAGGATGGAAAAACCTACCCTTATATCTGCATTAAAAATGAGCGTTTCCCACGAGTCTTTAGCACAAGAAACCGCATAAAAGATGGTTCTCAATACTTTGGTCCCTACCCTAGTGTGACCAATATGAAAACCATGCTTCGACTGATCCGGGATTTCGTTAAGATCAGAACCTGCAATTACCACCTGACTGATGCTAACATACAGGCAGGCAAATTCAAAAAATGCCTGGAATTCCAGATAGGCAACTGCAAAGCTCCCTGCGAGGGTTTGCAATCCGAAGAGGATTATATGGAAGGGATTGATCAGGTTAAACATATTCTCAGAGGAAACCTGGGCCCTGTTTTGCGAAAGCTGGAAGAACAGATGCAAGCAGCTGCAGGGAATTATGAGTTTGAGAAAGCAGAGTTATTTAAGAAAAGATGGGAAAGACTTCGAGCCTACAAAAGAAGAAGTAGAGTTGTTTCCTCTTCGGTCAATGACCTGGAAGTGATAACAATTCTAGTTGAACAACATTTGGCAGTCGTCAATCACTTCAAGGTTCAAAATGGAGCCATTGTTCAAACCCATTCCTTCGAATTCAAACAGAAAAATCAGGAGACAGCAGAGGAAATCCTCATGGCGGGGATGGCTCAAATGCTGGCTGACCAGGAACAGGAATTCTTCACAGATTGGGTGGCGAATATCGACTTGAGCAGTGCTGCAATTCCCGAAGGAATCAATTGGTCCATCCCACAGAAAGGAGATAAAAAGCACCTCATTGAACTTTCACTAAAAAACTGTAAGGCCCTTTTAACCGAAAAACTCTATACCCAGACCTTCAAAAAAAGGAGAAGTCAGGCTGAAATCATGGTAGACGAATTGCAGAAAGAACTTCGTATGACTGAGCCTCCTGACCACATCGAGTGTTTTGATAACTCTAATTTTCAGGGTTCTTCCCCCGTAGCATCTTGTGTGGTCTTTAAAAACGGGAAGCCTTCGAAACGAGATTATCGTCATTTCAAAATAAAAACGGTAGAGGGTCCCGATGATTTTGCTTCTATGGAAGAGATCGTGGAGCGGAGGTACAAGCGACTCTTACATGAAAATCAACCTTTACCCAAATTGATTCTGATAGACGGAGGAAAAGGGCAATTGAGCAGTGCGGCTAATTCTTTACGGAAACTGGGCTTGATTGATAAAATTCCGATTATCGGTATAGCTAAACGTTTGGAGGAAATCTACCGGGTCGGAGATAGCATTCCTCTCCATATTGATAAAAAGAGTCCGGCTTTATACTTATTACAGCAGCTTCGAAATGAAGCGCACCGCTTTGCCATTACCCTCCATAGAAACCTCCGAAGTAAAGCAGATGGTCAGCGGTCTAAACTCACTAAAATCAAAGGCATTGGGAGTAAGGCGGAGCAGGAAATTTTGCAAACCTTCAAGTCAGTTAAAAAGCTCAAAGCCGCCAGCCAAAAAGAGTTGGAAGCCAAACTAGGTAAGCATCGCGCAATGCTTGTTCTCAAAGCCATTGAAGAGGGAGTAATTTAA
- a CDS encoding transglycosylase domain-containing protein produces MNELSVLEKEISHESKRLKPSSPRIGIEFLPEHKLPRKIFLGVIAGMATLVLGFILFSTQYLPPLNEIENPQSTLSTQVLSSDGIVLDNFFARENRVNIHLNEVSPHVINALVATEDARFYDHSGVDYWSIPALVKRNLSGTTSGGSTITMQLARNLFNAVSRERTVFRKVKEIIVSAILEKKYTKQEIMEAYLNTVNIFGNAYGVEMAAKRLFGKTALELSIEESALVVGMLKGQGVYDPIRKKERSKERRNVVINLMVKHGFLNPAEVDVDSIKQLPVVTVAQGQMHYQGTAPYFRQIVKEFVKDWAEKNPKPDGSKYNLYADGLKVFTSLDSRMQIHAESAVREHLTKLQQDFDEHIDGQEPYKYDPKILEDLTIQSPRYRRAMKAGKSEKEIKEEFDKPVEMTLFSWGGEIDTTLSPLDSIKYMCRYLETGFVSIDPRNGQVKAWVGGIDYRYFQYDHVKTGKRQVGSTFKPFVYGAAIEAGLSPCTEELNQPWTFPDTDGKGTPWTPKNANGKYGGKMTLRTALATSTNLVTARLMDRVRPENVVRFARRVGIQSPLEAVYALCLGTADLSVLELTGAYSTFANQGISNEPIFVTRIEDRKGNVLVEFSPNSKEGMNAKDAYGVLELLKGTVDEAAGTAHALRTEYNFTQEIGAKTGTTQNHADGWFVAVTPEMVSGVWVGCADRRMRFRDIKNGQGANMAMPIWANFIQKVDDDPSLKLEKARFRRPRGYGTNFDCFNDGDEEGKTLLVQDKNLPQSSDDLNSFD; encoded by the coding sequence ATGAATGAACTTTCGGTATTAGAAAAGGAAATAAGCCATGAGAGTAAACGCCTAAAACCGTCTTCCCCCCGGATAGGCATTGAATTCTTGCCCGAGCACAAGCTTCCCAGGAAAATCTTTCTGGGAGTAATTGCCGGCATGGCAACGCTGGTCTTGGGCTTCATACTGTTTTCTACACAGTATCTTCCGCCCCTAAACGAAATCGAAAATCCTCAGTCCACCCTATCTACGCAGGTGCTATCCTCTGATGGGATTGTATTGGACAACTTCTTCGCCCGTGAAAATCGGGTGAATATACACCTTAACGAAGTGTCTCCTCATGTGATCAATGCCCTGGTCGCAACGGAGGACGCACGTTTTTATGATCATAGTGGAGTGGATTACTGGTCCATTCCAGCTTTGGTCAAACGTAACCTTTCAGGAACAACCAGTGGGGGTAGTACCATCACTATGCAGTTGGCTCGTAACCTCTTCAATGCTGTAAGCAGAGAGCGTACGGTTTTCAGAAAAGTTAAAGAGATCATCGTTTCCGCCATTTTAGAGAAAAAGTACACCAAGCAAGAGATCATGGAGGCCTATTTGAATACGGTCAACATTTTCGGTAATGCCTATGGAGTAGAAATGGCAGCAAAAAGACTCTTTGGTAAAACGGCTCTTGAGTTGAGCATAGAGGAATCTGCCCTGGTTGTAGGTATGCTAAAGGGCCAGGGAGTGTATGATCCGATCCGCAAAAAAGAGCGAAGTAAAGAACGCCGAAATGTTGTGATCAATCTCATGGTAAAACATGGTTTTCTCAATCCTGCAGAAGTTGATGTCGATAGCATCAAGCAATTGCCGGTCGTTACGGTAGCTCAAGGCCAAATGCACTATCAGGGTACTGCTCCTTATTTTCGTCAGATTGTGAAAGAGTTTGTGAAGGATTGGGCGGAAAAGAATCCCAAGCCAGATGGTAGTAAATACAACCTTTATGCTGATGGGTTAAAGGTATTTACCAGCCTGGATTCACGTATGCAGATACATGCTGAATCAGCGGTTAGAGAGCACTTGACTAAACTGCAACAAGACTTTGACGAGCATATCGACGGGCAAGAGCCCTATAAATACGATCCCAAGATTCTTGAGGATCTCACCATACAATCTCCCCGCTATCGCAGAGCGATGAAAGCCGGGAAATCAGAAAAGGAAATCAAAGAAGAATTTGATAAGCCAGTTGAAATGACCCTCTTCAGTTGGGGAGGAGAAATAGATACGACCTTGAGTCCTCTGGATTCTATTAAGTATATGTGTCGTTATCTAGAAACTGGATTTGTTTCTATTGATCCAAGAAATGGTCAGGTGAAAGCCTGGGTAGGAGGTATTGATTATCGCTATTTCCAGTATGATCATGTAAAAACAGGTAAAAGACAGGTAGGATCTACCTTCAAACCTTTTGTATACGGAGCCGCAATAGAAGCGGGCCTTTCTCCCTGTACAGAAGAATTGAATCAACCCTGGACCTTCCCGGATACGGATGGAAAAGGAACTCCCTGGACACCTAAAAATGCAAATGGCAAGTATGGAGGTAAAATGACCCTGCGTACAGCTCTCGCAACTTCTACCAATCTGGTTACTGCTCGTCTGATGGACAGAGTAAGACCGGAAAATGTAGTTCGATTTGCACGAAGAGTCGGGATCCAAAGTCCCCTCGAAGCTGTTTATGCTTTGTGTCTTGGAACGGCCGATCTTTCTGTTCTTGAGTTGACCGGAGCCTATTCGACTTTCGCAAATCAGGGGATCAGCAATGAGCCCATATTTGTTACCCGTATAGAGGATCGCAAAGGAAATGTCTTGGTTGAGTTTTCGCCTAATAGCAAAGAAGGCATGAATGCAAAGGATGCTTATGGTGTCCTGGAGTTACTCAAAGGTACAGTCGATGAAGCCGCTGGAACAGCACATGCCCTTCGTACCGAATATAATTTCACCCAGGAAATCGGTGCCAAAACCGGAACTACGCAGAATCATGCAGATGGATGGTTTGTAGCTGTTACTCCGGAAATGGTTTCTGGTGTTTGGGTAGGATGTGCAGATCGCAGGATGCGATTCAGAGATATTAAAAATGGACAGGGAGCCAATATGGCAATGCCGATTTGGGCAAACTTTATTCAGAAGGTGGATGATGATCCTAGCTTGAAACTTGAGAAGGCACGTTTCCGTAGACCTCGGGGATATGGAACCAACTTCGACTGCTTCAATGATGGAGATGAAGAAGGAAAAACATTGTTGGTTCAGGATAAAAATCTACCACAAAGTTCAGATGATCTGAATAGTTTCGACTAA
- a CDS encoding tetratricopeptide repeat protein, translating into MTRPSVGKLTNFLLILSLLFCISCSKEKETLSARVYHSSLSYFNGYYNANYLYEETLKKLESQYSYPEQGFIEVVYYGSKDEVKSFENDFEEIAKKNDRVIFKHPNGNYIDECRLLNGKSWFYRQDYYKALQNFDFVLDSFPDSKLAPEAWFWIAQTQYQMENPEVASEIVDERLLYADSVILEDKMLDELGLFRTKLAIDKEDYPTALKILTEHIEYITGRMRKARAHFLLGQLYDATENFPKALEQFELVSKYSETYYLTFISKMKIARLYVDFQEGKDDDQIVQDYLKKLLKDEKNEEYQDRIYYEFAMLELKKGNQDEAIAYLRESIRSNMNNQRQKALSYYKIGQIHFYELQDYNTAQAYYDSAATSINQDAPEYQEITTLAKTLKNYITQINTIHYQDSMLYLASLPKEEVDKIVDVLVKEEEKRKKEELARQLEEQEALKNNDPFFNPLLQNQQQQRNRNNQQGGSGGWYFDNPGSVSNGRIQFQQLWGNRQNSDHWRRSNKTSVAIGGIGGDNEEAGPGGSSTIAVDSVMLEKYGDNYKFYVDIPDTEERKEESLGMIEEALYKLGQIYSQRLDEPDSAIKTFNTLLDRFEESEYALRTRYALFKLYSEKRDKLARVHRSIIINEYPKTIYAYLILGKDPNELKKDEEDYIYAYEGLFNAYADKQYETSLGFSEYLLAQSQFNDNPAIDLAKLHYIRGMSYGFTGDEDSLRNILTRVVNTYPEHEVTPIAQKTLNYLQNGIPEDKKPISEATGESESVDLDPKRDPNNPAYRGFTTEVKPTDKIFVLMYVRKEKISKADATKLINEFNKKAYAQSRFKVFAFLYKQTHLLPYISTFKSVEDASGYVDAFTADPSSGEIISSSDEKVFYISHSNFKVAYGQKRMVDYINYYEYIINGK; encoded by the coding sequence ATGACACGACCGAGCGTAGGCAAACTTACAAATTTTCTCTTAATACTAAGTTTGCTTTTTTGTATTTCCTGCTCAAAAGAGAAAGAGACTCTTTCTGCACGGGTATATCATAGTTCCCTGTCCTACTTCAACGGGTATTATAATGCCAATTACCTCTATGAAGAAACACTAAAGAAGCTTGAATCACAATATTCATATCCTGAACAGGGATTTATTGAGGTTGTTTACTACGGATCTAAGGATGAAGTAAAAAGCTTTGAAAATGATTTTGAAGAGATCGCCAAGAAAAATGACCGTGTGATCTTCAAACATCCCAATGGAAACTACATAGATGAGTGCCGTCTCCTGAATGGAAAAAGCTGGTTCTACAGGCAGGATTACTACAAAGCCTTGCAGAACTTTGATTTTGTTCTGGACTCTTTCCCCGACTCCAAACTCGCACCTGAGGCCTGGTTCTGGATTGCTCAAACCCAGTACCAAATGGAAAACCCTGAGGTGGCTTCGGAGATTGTGGACGAAAGGTTACTCTATGCAGATAGCGTGATTTTGGAAGATAAAATGCTGGACGAACTCGGACTGTTCAGAACCAAACTCGCCATAGATAAAGAAGACTATCCCACTGCCCTAAAAATTCTTACCGAACATATAGAATATATCACGGGTCGGATGCGAAAAGCCCGGGCCCATTTCCTTTTAGGGCAATTATATGATGCCACAGAAAATTTCCCTAAAGCTCTGGAGCAGTTTGAACTGGTCAGTAAGTACAGTGAAACTTACTACCTGACCTTCATTTCCAAAATGAAGATTGCCCGCTTATATGTAGACTTTCAGGAAGGTAAGGATGATGATCAAATTGTCCAGGATTACTTGAAAAAGCTGCTGAAAGATGAGAAGAATGAAGAATACCAGGACCGCATCTATTATGAGTTTGCGATGCTGGAACTCAAAAAAGGCAATCAGGACGAAGCTATTGCATACCTTAGGGAGTCTATCCGATCGAATATGAATAACCAGCGGCAGAAAGCCCTGTCCTATTATAAGATCGGCCAGATTCATTTTTACGAACTTCAGGACTACAATACAGCTCAGGCTTATTATGATAGTGCCGCTACCTCTATCAATCAGGATGCTCCCGAATATCAGGAGATCACCACTTTAGCAAAAACCCTCAAAAACTACATTACCCAGATCAATACCATCCATTATCAGGACAGTATGCTGTATCTGGCGAGCTTGCCCAAAGAAGAAGTAGATAAGATTGTGGATGTTTTGGTGAAAGAAGAGGAAAAGCGAAAAAAAGAGGAACTGGCCAGACAATTGGAAGAACAGGAAGCATTAAAAAATAATGACCCTTTCTTTAATCCTTTACTCCAGAACCAACAACAACAAAGAAATCGAAATAATCAGCAAGGAGGATCAGGCGGATGGTATTTTGACAATCCCGGATCTGTGAGCAATGGTCGAATACAATTTCAACAGTTATGGGGAAACCGGCAAAATTCAGATCATTGGCGACGAAGTAATAAAACATCTGTTGCAATTGGGGGAATAGGAGGAGATAATGAAGAAGCTGGACCTGGAGGTAGTAGTACCATTGCCGTTGATAGTGTCATGCTTGAGAAGTATGGAGATAACTACAAATTTTATGTAGATATTCCCGACACAGAGGAAAGGAAAGAAGAGAGTTTGGGCATGATAGAGGAAGCCCTTTACAAACTGGGGCAGATTTATAGCCAAAGACTTGATGAGCCTGATTCCGCGATCAAAACCTTCAATACCTTATTGGACCGTTTTGAAGAATCTGAATATGCCTTGCGTACCCGTTATGCCTTATTTAAACTTTACTCTGAAAAAAGAGATAAACTGGCCAGGGTCCACCGAAGCATTATCATCAATGAATACCCTAAAACCATTTATGCATACCTCATTCTGGGTAAAGACCCCAATGAGTTGAAAAAGGATGAAGAGGATTATATTTATGCATATGAAGGCCTCTTTAATGCCTACGCAGACAAGCAATATGAAACTTCTCTAGGTTTCAGTGAATACCTGCTGGCGCAATCTCAGTTCAATGACAATCCAGCCATTGACCTGGCAAAACTCCACTACATTCGAGGAATGTCCTATGGATTTACCGGGGATGAGGATAGTTTGAGAAATATCCTCACGCGGGTGGTCAATACCTATCCGGAACATGAGGTTACTCCCATTGCACAGAAAACCCTCAATTATCTCCAGAATGGAATTCCGGAAGATAAAAAGCCGATCAGTGAAGCTACCGGGGAATCTGAATCCGTCGATCTCGATCCCAAAAGAGATCCTAATAATCCCGCTTATCGCGGATTTACCACCGAGGTAAAACCAACGGATAAGATATTTGTCCTGATGTATGTGAGAAAGGAAAAAATTTCCAAGGCTGATGCTACCAAACTCATCAATGAGTTCAACAAAAAAGCCTATGCACAAAGCAGATTCAAAGTATTTGCCTTCCTGTATAAGCAAACGCATCTCCTCCCCTATATCAGTACTTTTAAAAGTGTAGAAGATGCCAGTGGATATGTTGATGCATTCACAGCAGACCCCTCCTCTGGAGAGATCATTTCCAGTTCGGATGAAAAGGTCTTCTACATCAGCCATAGCAATTTCAAAGTAGCCTATGGGCAGAAACGAATGGTTGATTACATCAATTATTACGAATACATTATAAATGGGAAATAA
- a CDS encoding M23 family metallopeptidase, with amino-acid sequence MLRNFYKQIKARLTKQYRVELIDDLTLSQSKQLFLKPITVGWVVGLLFLGIVGGTIVMFVFTPALHQLIPNYRPPAEVAQEKAEIDSMVNEMEKKINEFELYEASLKAATGTDTSAFNFDQSRLDELIEAQGNIDPGTGSENLGEIVEYAGNPDENGAGPTQVVYITKPGKAEIESQQALVNLFPPLMGTVEDTFRVGSGHLGIDISSKENSIIKSISEGFVVISEYSVENGWVIGVVSKGNVLSFYKHNSRLLKKVGTYVYKGEPIAVIGNTGENSTGIHLHLEIWHNGIPVNPENYIEINS; translated from the coding sequence ATGTTGCGAAACTTTTACAAGCAAATAAAAGCGCGATTAACCAAACAATACAGGGTAGAACTAATTGATGATCTCACCCTTTCCCAATCGAAGCAGCTCTTTCTTAAACCTATTACGGTAGGATGGGTTGTGGGTTTATTGTTTTTAGGAATCGTAGGTGGGACAATCGTGATGTTTGTCTTCACACCTGCCTTGCACCAGTTAATCCCAAATTACCGCCCACCTGCAGAAGTAGCGCAGGAGAAGGCGGAGATTGATTCTATGGTGAATGAGATGGAGAAAAAGATCAATGAGTTTGAATTGTATGAAGCAAGTCTCAAGGCCGCTACGGGTACAGATACTTCTGCATTCAATTTTGATCAGAGTCGTTTGGATGAGCTTATTGAGGCACAAGGCAACATTGATCCGGGAACAGGATCTGAAAACTTGGGGGAAATTGTGGAATATGCAGGAAATCCCGATGAAAATGGTGCAGGTCCCACGCAAGTTGTTTATATTACAAAACCGGGTAAAGCCGAGATAGAATCTCAGCAAGCGCTGGTAAATTTGTTCCCCCCCCTCATGGGAACAGTAGAAGATACATTCAGGGTAGGTTCTGGCCACCTGGGGATCGACATTAGCTCAAAGGAAAATTCAATAATCAAGTCTATTTCGGAAGGATTTGTCGTAATTTCCGAATATTCCGTAGAAAATGGCTGGGTTATTGGTGTAGTAAGTAAAGGCAACGTATTGTCCTTTTATAAGCACAATAGCCGCTTGCTCAAAAAAGTAGGTACATACGTCTATAAAGGGGAACCCATTGCGGTCATTGGTAACACGGGGGAAAACTCTACAGGCATACACCTTCACTTAGAAATATGGCATAATGGAATTCCGGTAAATCCGGAGAATTATATAGAAATTAACTCATAG
- a CDS encoding polymer-forming cytoskeletal protein: MRRNIISEGTVVVGNINAEGDLRVEGKVIGTLVCNSKLVVSGTGYIEGNVDSRVATVEGEIKGNVVTRELLTIDKTGKIFGDIFTQKLVVQMGAIFTGSSKMAEAAKDMLTKTPERAKDLLAKSSSRPVNTPPSSQQRPEKVGKAS; this comes from the coding sequence ATGCGCCGTAATATCATTTCTGAAGGCACAGTCGTCGTAGGTAACATCAATGCAGAGGGCGACCTCCGCGTAGAAGGAAAAGTTATCGGTACCCTGGTTTGTAACTCCAAGCTGGTTGTTAGCGGAACAGGTTATATCGAAGGAAATGTTGATTCTCGTGTAGCTACAGTTGAAGGCGAGATCAAGGGAAACGTGGTTACCCGTGAACTTCTGACCATTGACAAAACAGGTAAAATCTTCGGAGACATTTTCACCCAGAAGCTGGTTGTACAAATGGGTGCTATCTTCACCGGTAGTAGCAAAATGGCCGAAGCTGCCAAAGATATGCTCACAAAAACTCCTGAGCGCGCGAAGGATTTACTGGCCAAGTCTAGCAGCCGTCCGGTAAATACACCTCCTTCTTCTCAGCAGCGTCCAGAGAAAGTGGGCAAAGCTAGCTAA
- a CDS encoding AtpZ/AtpI family protein, whose amino-acid sequence MKEDKKKKDVTQSYMKYAGLGFEFLACVLVFMGLGYGLDQWVGTEKPWFLLVCLVFGCVAGIYLLVKRLS is encoded by the coding sequence ATGAAAGAAGACAAAAAGAAAAAAGACGTCACGCAATCTTATATGAAATATGCAGGCCTGGGCTTCGAGTTCCTGGCCTGCGTTCTTGTGTTCATGGGTCTGGGCTATGGCCTGGATCAATGGGTCGGCACAGAAAAACCCTGGTTTTTATTGGTCTGCCTTGTTTTTGGATGCGTTGCGGGTATATATTTGCTGGTCAAAAGACTTAGTTAA